A segment of the Meles meles chromosome 4, mMelMel3.1 paternal haplotype, whole genome shotgun sequence genome:
gatcatgacctgagccgaaggcagtggcctaaaccactgagccacccaggtgccccaccaaatGTATGTTGTCTTAAACGATTTTttaatggaggggcacctgggtggctcagtgggttaagcctctgtcttcagctcaggtcatgatctcagggtcctgggatcgagccccacatcgggctctctgctcagcagggagcctgcttcctcctctctctctctgcctgcctctctgcttactcgtgatctctgtcaaataaatgaatcttaaaaaaaaaaaaaagattttttaatggaAAGCTAAACCAATATAAGGAGCATATGTAAATCCATAACCTAAATGTCTTGAATGAAAATTCTTATACTCTGTCTTCAGTCACCAGAACTGAAAGTTATAGGCAAAGGAATATATATACCcaaattttatcttaatttataGGAGTCAgactgtttttgctttctttttttaatttaaagattttatttatttatttgagagagagagaatgagaaagagcatgagagtgggagaggtcagagggagagcagactccctgcgagcagagagccgaatgcgggactcgatcccaggactccaggatcacgaccttagccaaaggcagttgcttaaccaactgagccacccaggcgccccaggaatcaGACTGTGTTAATTATAGGGTAAACCTGAGTAACCAAATTTGCTTTTCCTTGGGATGTCTGGTCTTAACTATTTGTTTTCACTTAAATTCTTAACAAATACTGTTTTTTTGGTAAACCCATCTGATTCCCAAGAGGATTGGgccatttgatttttattaactTTCTCAAGTTTGTATAAGTCATAGTGCTTTTAGGCattaaaatccattaaaaatgaatCACGGTAGTTTGGGAAACATATTAAACTTCTTACAAAAGGAAGTAATACTGACAAAACAAGCAAAAGTAAGGTTAATGGTAAAGTGCCAGAAATTAAGTAATACAGTGCTTTgcaaattagatttaaaaattaggaatagTGTTAGTCTATTggcagaaaaacacacacacacacaaaccttaCATATACTACACCTACCAGTAACTCAGCAATCACCTAACAACACGCTATGGACCCTGTGAAACGGAGAAACTGGTTAGTATGTGATGACACACATTCATGAAACCTAAGAGTGttgatttaaaatgataaaactggCAAATTTATGAGCAGGAAGAGAGGCTTTTGAATAGTGCACACTTTCAAATTTTGGAGTACAGGGGAAAtttggaattttgaattttgaaattttgaataaACAATAACTCATTGCAAGGTAAAgataaaaaaagcaagaaaaaaaatggcccaACACTACTGCCAAGAATTCTATTGTAGTGCAAATAAACATCACTATCAATTATGTATTCTCAGACTTGAACTGTGCTTTAAATCACAAGACAGTTCAGtggaaatgtttgttttttgggggggcaaaACCCAGAAGTAGTTAGAAAAATCTCTTTTTAGTTAGGGTTGTTTTTCTAAAGAAGTTCTTTAAGCTAAAAATATAAACCggctctcattgacttatttgaAAGCGGAGTCAAAGCAAAAAGTTTTTACTGGACAAACCATCAGTGGAATGTGTCCTCAAGATGCAGATTCAGTAAAAAGTACATTACATGGGTTTAAATTTGGATTAGTATCTCTTGAGGTTTCATTACAATTACTTTGATTACTAATGTGATCAAAtgtaaagtaataaaatacaaaattgaaaaaaaacccaccaaggcattatttatttaaagtctgtttcctaaaaataaaattcttgaagATGGATGTATAttaaaaaggcattaaaaaaagaattgccaaGAAGGCAGCCAAACAGCTGTGTTAAGTAGTCATGAAAAACACCCCAAGGACAAAGCTTGAATTTTAATGTAACATGGTGTAATGGAAACATTAGACTGGAGGCCAAATAACTTGGATTCCACTCCTGTCTCTTATACTGGTTTTGTGACCTTGGCCTATTTCAATAAGAAACTTAAGAGAACTAGAGGGTTTAGACCAGATGGTTTCTAAGGTTCTCTTCCAGTTTAAATACTCTGATATTAAGTCTTAGAAACATTTCTATCAGGTAGCCCTACCTGGAATGTTCAAATCAGATGAGTTTCTAAGAATACAATTATGCATATATGACAATAGTAGAgctaaaaatgattatttttgaaaaaacttGTTGCTGCCATTCTCAAAATAGACTAAATTCCCATGGTTCTTATAGTGGGAAAACCATAGGTCATAAATTGATCTCTTCAACTGTATCAATATTCCTGAACAATACTGTTTGTTAGCATGAGTTTATTAGAGTTCAATGATAGACAAAAATCATATCTTTGCATATTGCTATTTAAGAAGCTGCTATTGAACTGtggttttgtctctttttcccatCCCTCAATTCGAATGTTGAAGTCCTGAGCTCCAGTACCTCAAAATATGACCGTATTTGGGGATTGGATCTTTACTAGGTTAAAATAAGGTCATGAAGGTTAGCTCTCATCCAGTGATCTTACAAAAAGGGGAGTTTGAGAAATAGACTTGCATACAAAGAGAACACCATGTGAATGAaaatggccatctacaagccaagaagaAAGCCAGAATCCCTCATCTTCCAGATCTTCATAATTCCAGATTAATACTTCAGTGGGTTTTCTCAGTCAATAAATGATTTGTCATCAGCAGTTTGAGCTTACTTCGCTGTTACATAACTACAAATGAATTATGAAAATGTTGAGCTATTAAATGTTACTTCTTATTGTCTAACCCCTTACCAGTTCCTCCTCAGtcccattttaaaatcatttaactCATAGATAGGGGCTAAAATAGAAtgagaattaaaaacaacaacaaaaaaagaccatCAACAAAACTGGATCTTCCTTCCTACTGTAACACTTGCTTCCTAGTGTTGTCAAAAGAATTATACAGATGGATAGTCCACTGAGTCTTGGAGATAATTCCTGATGGGGATTATCTGGGAGGGTTTGGGTTCTTATAAATGGAAATATCAGACTGAGTTTGTCTTGAGTTTAAAAAAGTTAATAGCACCCATGGTTACAAAAGGAAAACTGTAGTCTAGTTTCTTTAGTACATCTGTTTCTCATCAATTCATGAAATCAGAGGCTCTGTAAGAAACAAGATGACAGACACCAAGAGTGGTTAAAACTATCATGCACTGAAAATAACACATTTAGGATACCATTATATACTGAAAAATGTAGCAATGCCAAGAAAATTGGACAATTAAAAAACGTACTTGTTAAAAGCAATTCTCATAAGTTATGTTTAAAATCATCCATTTTAACATCTCCAAAAAAgccaaatttattattttacattaacaTTATGACAggtaaagaaaataatcaagttGTCTCGTGGACTGGAAGATGACTTATTAATTCCCTTTCATTTCCAAACCTCATCAAGCAGTCACTACATTTATGAGGTAAGTCAGCTGAATGCTTGAAGTCTAGATGAATTTTAAGATCTTCAATTTGTCCTGTTGAATATTCACAGTATTGACATAAATAAATCCCTTCAGATAAATGTGAATTTAAATGTTTGCAATATTCTAGCATACTTGAAAAGCCTTTCCCACAGTCATCACAAACATGAGGAAAAATTTTAGTATGTTCAATAGCAACATGCCTGTTAACATTTGTATGAAGTCTACTCCGAAAACCACATACTTGACACACAAAGAAGTTTTTACATTTATCAAAGGTAATTTTGCTTAAGAGGCTGTACTGTCCATGTTCTCCATTGTTATACTTATCACTCAACTCAATTAATTTACATGCATGTTCATTTACCACATGGCTATGCAAGTCTTCTGGATCATTCGTTTCATGTTCACAAAACTGACACAAGTACTGTTCATCACAGCTGTGCTCCTGGAAATGCAGGTAGAGTTCACTGCTTGAGGAGAACTGTACATCGCACTGCTCACACCAATAGAGGTGGTCACTAAAATGGGTGTCTGCAATGTGCTGGCTGAGGTTCTCAAAAATCACTGTTTTATAATCACAGTAtttacaaatgtagggatcctcTTCATGCAGTTTGGCATGTTCGATCAAAAGCATGTTGGTAGAGAAACTTTCCTTGCATACTCGACACACATTTGAATCAGTACGCTTATGCTTCAGGATCATATGCTGctttaaatcagaaaaatatttgctgTTGAACTCACAAAGTTCACACTTATAGAGACCACTGCTATTGGCTCTCAGTAAAGGCCACTTCTGTTGGGCAGTCACATTCAGAGCTTGGCTCTTGTCAAGAATTTTGCAAAGTTTAGCTGGTGGCTCCTCATCAGTTTGGTCTTGAAGACTTTCTGAGGaattgttttctgtctctatatcATAATCTTCAGAAATTGCATGTACTTCTGCAGCAATTGGAACATCTTCAGCAGTGTGAACTTCTATAGGATTCTCCTCTTGAGTCTGTTGGTTGACTGACTCAGGTGAGTCACACTCTTCATCACAAATTTCAATATCAGcagatttttctgaaaaatataacACGTCTGTTATCATCACTAAGTAAGacctaatgaataaataattggcaaaaattttatatctaattttttcattcatctatataaaataagcaaatgctAACAACTGGTTTCCCTAACCTGTAGAAAAGGCAGTGTGGTCTAGAATTCTAAGTACAGGACTGGGAACCAGgtagttttgatttctatttctggcCTTGATTCCATCTGTAAATTTTGGCAAGTCATTTGATGTCTCTGTATCAGAATCATCATCTGTAAAAAGAGATTTGGAaaaatacttattatatatatcaaagcattatatattaattactaTTAAACAAAGcactaaatgttttaaataaaattttgaattccaACAGGAACTAAAGGACTTAGATTTAGCCAAGAAAAGAGATGTTAtccaacagacacacaaaataatCTGTCCAAACAAGCAACTGCTTTTGCATCTGTGCCCCATTTGGACTAGAATATACTTATTAAAGTTACTTAGGAATTTTCAGTTTAAATTACTGAGTTTGAATATTCCCTCAGCCCAGACCCCGTGTTTTAAAGTTAGCATGGGGAAACTGAAATACAGGTCAGCAGAAAAAACTAGGCTTTAATATTATGTCACTGTTGttcttaaaagactttatttttagttCTCAGAAAAAATTTGAGAAGATAATACAGAGGATCCCCATATATCCTGCATTCAGTTTCTCCATTCTCTTACATTTCAATTTCTCCATGCTCTTAATatgatacatttgttacaattaataaCCAGTACCAGTAAGGTGGTATTAACTAAAGTCTACACTTAAGcagattttcctattttttcctaatgtcctttttctgtttcaagaACCTAAGATttcacattacatttagttgtcatcTCTCTCTAGGATACTGTTAGCTGtggcagtttctcagactttccttgtttttgatgaccatgacagttttgaggagtagaGATCAGGTATTTTGTAGGATGCCCAATGATGAGACTGGGATTATGGGTTATTAGAGGTAGACCAGAGAGGCAAGCTGCCTTTTTtatcacatcatatcaagggtACATAGTACTAACATGATTTGCTGCTGCAGATGTTGACTGTGATCACCTGGTTGTAGTAGTATTGATCAGGTttctttgctgtatttttttttttttttaagattttatttatttgacagagagcagagcaagtaggcagagaggcagtcagagagagagagagggggaagcaggctccctgctgagcggagagtccgatgtaggggtcgatcccaggatcctgagaccatgacccatgATGAAGGCTCTCCAAAGAGTACTCTCCATACTCTATGTTTTGGAACGAAGTCCCTGTATGCAGTCCTCATTTAAGGAGTGGAAAGTTATGTTCCACCTCCTTGAGGGAGAAGCATCCACATAAATAATTTGGAATTCTTCTatacagtttttaatttattcattcaattacATCTGTATGGACtcaggaatatttattttatattttggggttctaattttttttttccctcaaattgtTTCAACTTTGGCTACTGGGAGCTCTTTAGTTGGTTCCTGTGTTCCTCTGACTACCTggatcatgtgtgtgtgttgagtacttccttattttctggcacTACAAAATGCTCCAGGCTCATCTTATGTATTTCCCACCTTAGAActaaatcagccatttctccaagtgCTAGTTCTTTTTATtggaaaatggttttaaaaaccaaaatctgGGCTCACTCCCACTGGGGTGTCATATCTTCTAGGCCCTCTCAACTAAAAGAGTAAACACGTTTGTACAGTGCTGCATATACACAGACATAACTATAATTATCTCTGTATGTAACCATCTGTGTCTCTATTAAGCCAAACATGAGTTCATACAAATATCTCCAACTccttatgctttttaaaaaattatatttctgtgcCTCTGGTAGGAGCTCAAGGAAACTGGcagttttgatggctgcaaagaAGAGAGCAAATacaaatttttatcatttacCCAATGCTGTTTTAAAGACTCAACAAAACATGTTAAGACTGAAAAACACTGAGTGCTTcaccctccattccttcctttccattaGCCCTTTAGACTACAGCTGAGTGGAAGAACTGTGTATAACACTATTCCTAACCTTTCATCATAAATGCTCCCAGCTCTGGGTCAGTCTTGATTTTCCACCAATTCCTTGCCACTAAAATGGACTTAGGAGACCTATTTACAGGttgaaataatgttaaaaattaaaaattcatacttgctttcttaccaaaaaaaccccaatttCCCTACATTTAAACAAACTGAATACGTGCCCATTTAGAAGTCATAACTTTTACCCACATTttcaagtaagaaataaaaacatataaaagcaACTTAAaggatattttggaaaatattagaTATACCTTTGTTGTCAAAGTATTTTAAGTCCGGTTGTCTCATAGAACAAACACTATAACAATGATCAGAAAAAATTCCATTGAATCCGTCTGCAATTCTGCTTATTCCAGAGGAATCTGAACAtaagaggaaaattttaaaaattttaagtaaacaaTTAAACATGTAAAGCCATCACTTTATCCACCAtatataaattttcatatttgtaaTAAAGTATATTTCCTTCAATTCTGAAAGCTTCTATATTTCAGATCTGATAGTGACATTGAGCTTTGCAAGAACCACCAATTACATGATTTACAATATAACACTTGAAGTACACAAAGATAGATCTGCCTTACTGTCAGAATTCCACACATTATAAATATGTGATAAATATATTAACTGCAAAAAACATTGAATTAACACTGAATTAACTACCAAGAAGATCTGCcatgtaatgaaaagaaagcaaggcATAGGAGAAATGGTCTGAGGACCAATGAGGGCTTCTGAATAGTCATTTCAAGTCTTGTTGGGAGAGGCTAGGAGGCAGTAAACCAGGCTTAATTTCCTAAGATATGAAGAGTGAATGTGTAGCTTGGGTGGACTAGCAGGTATGCTAGAGACTATCTGAAATATAGATACGTGAGATTAGTTACAGGTGGTAACAAAGACCTCTGTTATTTTtgcactttattatttttaactttttattcacatttattctttattcttattatcattatttattattattctttattattttttaaacttatttaaattcaattaattaacatacagtatattattagtttcagtggtagagttcagggattcatcagttcgatacaatacccagtgctcattcatcacatgccctccttaatatccatcacccagttacccccttcccttcccccctcccctccagcaaccctgtttgtttcctatgattgagagtctcttatggtttgtctcctctctgctttcatcttcttttatttttccctcctttccctgatgctcctctgttttgtttcttaaattctgcataagTCAAATCAaagatctttctctcttttttttaaagacctctcTTCTTAAGACCTCACTTAttggggacacttgggtggctcagtgggttaagccactgccttcggctcaggtcatgatctcagggtcttgggatcgagtcccgcatcgggctctctgctcagcagggagcctgcttccctctctctctctgcctgcctctctgcctacttgtgatctctctctgtcaaatcaataaataaaatctttaaaaaaaaaaaaaaaagacctcactTATTGCCAAGATAGTAGAGCCAACCTCAACCAAAGGACCTAAAATAACACAATCAAAATAAAAGttcacatttttgaaaataatgtatagGATAAAAAATTTATCCCCAGCAATCCAAATACCTTCCACCAAGGTTAATGTACCTTAAGAACAAGCTTAATGCTGTATAAGCATGCCACCTTGGATatctaattttaaatatctatcaaCTACTCagttgtatatattaaataatgtC
Coding sequences within it:
- the ZNF639 gene encoding zinc finger protein 639, with the translated sequence MNEYPKKRKRKTLHPSRYSDSSGISRIADGFNGIFSDHCYSVCSMRQPDLKYFDNKDDDSDTETSNDLPKFTDGIKARNRNQNYLVPSPVLRILDHTAFSTEKSADIEICDEECDSPESVNQQTQEENPIEVHTAEDVPIAAEVHAISEDYDIETENNSSESLQDQTDEEPPAKLCKILDKSQALNVTAQQKWPLLRANSSGLYKCELCEFNSKYFSDLKQHMILKHKRTDSNVCRVCKESFSTNMLLIEHAKLHEEDPYICKYCDYKTVIFENLSQHIADTHFSDHLYWCEQCDVQFSSSSELYLHFQEHSCDEQYLCQFCEHETNDPEDLHSHVVNEHACKLIELSDKYNNGEHGQYSLLSKITFDKCKNFFVCQVCGFRSRLHTNVNRHVAIEHTKIFPHVCDDCGKGFSSMLEYCKHLNSHLSEGIYLCQYCEYSTGQIEDLKIHLDFKHSADLPHKCSDCLMRFGNERELISHLPVHETT